A single genomic interval of Ictalurus furcatus strain D&B chromosome 20, Billie_1.0, whole genome shotgun sequence harbors:
- the LOC128624556 gene encoding cysteinyl leukotriene receptor 2-like yields the protein MERGEGNSSVLQGPNCTHSEEYKFTTYTVVFSLVFIFGLLVNVGALYVFCKLSVKNRLSTIFLIHLAVSDLIFILTLPLRIAFYFSDSTGMQESLPSSTMLHLTLACRFSTFMFYISMYCSIFFLTALSMCRYLVLAGRIRLQNSEACKWAHFLCWGIWVFVVGGNILYLAITSGFSMRAEGCLEPTGKDSWALLYHLNLVVLVICFLLPLTVVLICYSLMIRHILRIRAGQRQRDVALICLVLLIFCLCFLPYHIQRTLHLHYMMHQHTATCQLLATLQKSVVVTLCFAAVNSCLDPLLFLFVGHGFKAVINKFIAHVHLSCALENTSLSSTAPAVVQLPLVGEPNTTDRDQASSRELPLSQKSDTDV from the coding sequence atggagagaggagaaggcAACAGTTCAGTCCTACAAGGTCCCAACTGTACCCACTCAGAGGAATACAAATTCACCACCTACACCGTGGTCTTCAGCCTGGTCTTTATTTTTGGTCTTTTAGTCAATGTCGGCGCTCTGTATGTCTTCTGTAAGCTCTCTGTGAAGAATCGTCTCTCTACCATTTTTCTTATCCACCTTGCTGTATCAGATCTCATCTTCATCCTTACACTGCCGCTACGGATCGCCTTTTACTTCAGCGACTCAACTGGTATGCAGGAATCTCTTCCCAGTTCCACAATGTTACACTTGACCCTCGCTTGCCGTTTCTCCACCTTCATGTTCTACATCAGCATGTATTGCAGCATCTTCTTTCTGACAGCCCTCAGCATGTGCCGCTACCTGGTGCTAGCGGGTCGAATTCGGCTCCAGAATAGCGAGGCTTGCAAATGGGCTCACTTCCTGTGCTGGGGAATCTGGGTCTTTGTGGTAGGCGGAAACATTTTATACCTTGCTATAACCTCTGGATTCAGCATGCGGGCAGAGGGATGCCTGGAACCAACAGGGAAAGACTCCTGGGCTTTGCTGTATCATCTGAACCTGGTGGTACTGGTGATCTGCTTTTTGCTTCCGCTAACAGTGGTATTGATTTGCTATTCCCTCATGATCAGACACATCTTGAGGATCCGGGCTGGACAAAGGCAGCGTGACGTGGCTCTGATCTGCTTGGTGCTTCTAATCTTCTGTCTTTGTTTCCTCCCTTACCACATCCAACGCACGCTGCACCTCCACTACATGATGCACCAGCACACGGCGACGTGCCAGTTGCTGGCCACCTTGCAGAAATCGGTGGTGGTGACGCTGTGCTTTGCAGCAGTCAACAGTTGCCTGGATCCGCTTCTCTTCCTGTTTGTGGGCCATGGATTCAAAGCCGTCATAAATAAGTTCATTGCTCATGTGCACCTTTCTTGTGCACTAGAGAATACCAGTTTGAGTTCCACGGCTCCAGCTGTTGTGCAGCTACCATTGGTTGGAGAACCAAATACTACAGACAGGGACCAAGCTTCCTCTCGGGAGTTGCCACTGTCCCAGAAAAGCGATACTGATGTTTGA